Within the Telopea speciosissima isolate NSW1024214 ecotype Mountain lineage chromosome 4, Tspe_v1, whole genome shotgun sequence genome, the region TCTTCTTCTTGCACCGGATACCAACCAACTGAATTTGGTCAACGTAAAGAACTCCCAGTGTAGTCTTTTACAACATTTGCATAgtcaaaatcattttttttttcttttggtttaaatTATTCTCTACGCTGGATGCGCAGGATGCCCTGGGGCGGGACGGTCCAGGTAGCCCTTCTCGTagtctcctctcaggttcctgccCCGTCAGGTGCGCAGGTTCCTCTCATGGGAGGggtggaaatgacgacctcaccctcTGCCCAACGcacactacccgggtggggtgaggtcgtcatttatgccctcctatgagaggaacctgcgAACCTGAAAGGAGAAAAATTCCTTCTAGTAACACTTCATGACGTAACTCGAATTCATGCTGTTTGACTTTGATACCAAACATTAGTTATTTGATCGATATGATTCTAGAGCTGATAGAAAAGCATTAAATCAAGTACTTTAACCTATTCCATAATCCATACTAGATTGATCCAATCTAGTGGATTTTGGTGCTTGACAATGTGTTGGGTTGCATGCCCAAACACTGTGGGCCGTCGAATGGTGCACTACATTTCCTGTCGCATtacagaggagcccaacgccCAATCTAGTACCTAtactagagtgggccccattgTTGACCtgggaatttctttttttttttggtaatatctctctttctccagGTTGATTTAAGAAGGAATGTTCAACCCAATAATTCCTTTTAGGGGGGAAGTTTTCGGCCGTGTAAacatgcacggtcgtgtcccctctcacaaagagttgaaaaagtcataaacccccatccattaattaatgcttttaaactcccaccctctcacatacacggcttacacagccatgtatgaaaacattttccaaaaaataatattaaagtaaaaaataataataataagaggagggcaaagagggagaaaagaagggATGCAGATCTTTTACAGCGCGCTGCCTGTAGCGGTTTGCGCGGCATAGACTGGGCCGTGcatgcaatgatcgccttacccctgttcaggtaaggcgtttgggcaggggtaaagcGGGCATTGCACATGTGACTCAGTCTGCACCGCACAGCCCGCTACGGGCAACACGCCATGGAGGATCTGAAttagaaaggaagaagggaaggaaaaccAGAACTTTCTTTTGCTTTCTATGCGGTGCAGAGTCTTGCTGTGTCTGCATTTTTATTACAGAACCCAATGTGTTTTGGTGTTAATTGTAACGCGAGATGGAGAACCTTCTTTGAAATTCGAGACTTGAAGTATCAGCTTCTTGCGTTTCTGccttaaaagtttaaaaaagaCAGTAAGCAGGAGGGAGGAAGTCGGTTTCTCGAATCTTCATCTATTGTGTGACCTTTTATTCTTATCCTCCTCCTCCGTCTCACCTCTCCTTTATAAACGAATTACCAGATCACCTTCTCTAAACCATCCCTTCTATAGCTTAGTTTGTTCTCTTGATcgatcttcttcatctttaaaTTTTGTTCGACTCTGTTTTAACCTGGGAAATGAACGATCCTAAATATGCTTACCCATATCCCACCCAaggtaccttttttttttattttttttattttttgggaaatttcaCTTGGCTTCTGCAAGTGATCTAGGTGTGGATAATGAGTTTTCTTCATCTATTACAACAAACCCATTAAATTTGTTGCAGGTTATTACCAAGGGCCTCCTGTAATGGCTCCTCCCCAATATGCCGCTCCACCACCAATGGCAGAACCAGGATGCTTCGAAGCATGGTATGTGATCGATCATTAACTTACAATGATTCCTTTCATAATCTTTCTCAAAGTTGAAACTTATTTCCAATCCAAATTCTCTGCTTCTGCTTCGTGTTTTGGCAGTCTTGCGGCtttctgttgttgttgtcttATAGATGAGTGTTGCTGTGACCCCACTCTTATGTTCGTGACTTGAAGATGTTCGTTCTGCTGCACTATTTACTCTGGTTTTTGCTTTTCATGGTAGAGGCTTTGTAGTTGTATATATGTTTTAAGAAGGAATTAATTAACATATTGAATGAGGATTTAATCTAAATCACATGTTTAAATAAGCTTTTTGAGCCTTAAATTAGATTGTAACATCGTGTTTACCATGATTGGAAATGCTAATGAATGACCATGTTCCAAATTAAGTGTTTACAAATGTcaatacataaaaataaaaaataaaaaaagggcgtTCCCgcgggtctggggagggtcatatgtatgcagccttacccctactttcacAGAGGTTGTTTACAGACTCGAATCCGTGACCACTtaatcacaatggagcaaccttgtAGTTGCACTAAGACCCGCCCTTAGCACATTTTTGaattatattaattttatttgtattatttaaaaaatggggcgttgttctctgtgccgcagcacaacCTGCGCCCAggtacatgggggtgggcacaatgaccaccctatctcctgcacaggctgcccatatGCCtgggcacagagaacattctcccttaaaaaATATACAAGATTTGGATAAGTTAGTCATTTCATTGTCAATCACTATCAGCAAAGAAATTCCTTTTAAGGCCAACAAATAGAAGACTTTTAGAGGTTGAGGCCCAAGCCCAATGTAAAAGTGTATAGATCTGCACTTTTCAAACCTAAGCCAGACCATGTGGCTAAAGTGCATAGAAAACCTTGGTTCTATCTATTGAAGCAACCGGGTGGACCACAAACCTATAAGGGTGACAATAGCCTCTCTGATTCGCTATTGAAACTTGACTCGGCGAACCCCAACCCGCCCTAAGCCCAGCctggcccaacatgtatatttataaatatataattgtACATAATTATATTATACATAAGGTTGTAGGGTCAACCTGGTCTAACCAAGGTCAATCAAGGCCGGATTAGGTTGGGCTGGGTTGAGCTGAATAGGGCTTGGTCTGGGCTGAGTTAAGTGGGCATAGAGTTGGACTGGGGGTTTTTTAAACCCAACCCAGCCCGGCCCCATAACTCTAAAATAATCTTAACccctaaaaagaaaaatccaacTAAATtataagagaaggaaaagagctTTTGTTACTCTCTCTCTAGTAAAGTTTGAAAATAACTGacactcacaagtcacaaccaccaccatcatAGGTTGATTTGAGGGGGTTGTCTTTGCTTCAAACAGAAGAGAATATGAATATCCATCACCAAAGAAGTGAAGCAGAAGCTTTCCTACACAGAGATAGTTCCTAAcatatctttttatttatttatttttaaattcttgATTCATCCATAGTCCATACATGTCAGCTGCCTTTACAAAACGAAAATGGGTGGACTCTTTAGCTCTCCCCTTTaatctatttaattaattaaatcatgggagagggttctctatgACATCAATATAAGAAAGAATCTACTCGTCATCCTAATGGTAGTGCACAGAACAATATCATTAATTGAGATCTAAATGGTTGTTAGagcaagagagaaaataatgtgttttttttaaacaaatcaTATGCAGGAATTTAAGAATTGATCGATCCAAATTAGAATCAATCGAGGTTAATATCGATTCTCTTCTATTCAACTTGGATCACTTCTatacgaaaaaaaaaactttttttttgtgacaTACTAGACTTATCTTGAGAAGATGGGATCCTATTGGAACGTTCTTATTGAGTTAAAGCACACAAATTTAAACTATAAAATGGATGGTTAAGAATCTCTCCATACATCAAACAACAAAATCGATACTTAAGAATCAATCCAACCATCTTTGATGTTTGTGAACGTTGATccctcaaaaaagaaaaacaagagagGTGAAAAATTATGGGATTCCATTGTTCCAATGTCTAACGACACAGGGAACAAGTGAGCAAACATGTGATGGggatgatatgtcataaatgtgTTTTCCCTtttgtcagattccaaaggaAGTTCCCTTATTGATCCAAAATTGTACTCCGATAGAGTAAGaaacccctcccccctttttttgaaTTACTTCCTTTCACAAGGGTATAGGGTGTATTGATGAATAAAACTCTTGTTTCAAGTCATTGCATTTGGAAATAGCTAAACATAAGCATGCATGAACAATAGTGTAGTCGTTTTCTTGGTCCTAAAAAGGAGATAGTTACTATTTTTACACATGCACAACAGCACAAGCATAATTGGGTAACATAATCAAGGTAACTCTGcaaaaagagggaagagaggatCCATTAGGTTATGCATCAATGCCATACTAAATCATAGATGTTCTTTTGTCACTTTGCCTTTTCCTGTGTTGGGCTTGGAGCCAACCCCAATATCATCATTATCACATAATTGAGCTACTCGAAACTCTAAAGACATCTTAATTGTTCAAtaaaggcctttggatgctccagttcggaggagtgatATCATCAAGATTGAAAGTACTAAAAAAGTTAGGGGCAAGCGTAAAATGATCataggagaaatggtgaggaaagataCTCATAGATTAGGCCTCGTCTCAGGTATGACATCAAATAAAGAGCTGACTGGAGGacaaggatctatgtagccaaCCACATAGTATAGGTAGTGTATATGACGGCATATATTAGTAATTgttgtgttctttttttttattattaatattttgtctTTGTAAGCATCCATGTAGTCAACCGCATTTAATTGTTATATGtttgagttgttgttgtgtcttatttctaaaaattatttaatgtagAGATaagaaaaaggttttcaaaataactCGTCATTATTAAAGTAACATATTTTTTGAGTGAGACAAGTAAAATTATAAGATTTACTTTCATTGGGAAAAATGTGTTGTacttgaaagggaaaaaaaagggtaagGGTATGACTTTTTGTTTCACCAACCCTAGGAAAGAGAGGATCTGGTCGTCTAATTTATCGGGTTTGTTAATATACCAAACACGCTTTTAAATCTATTCATAATCCTCTTACCTAATAACTTTGAAGTAGAGCACTAACGTACCCCTTCCTCACACCAACCCTGAAACAAGTAACAAGAATAGAAAGTAAGGTTTAAAAACTCGGTCATGGGATCTACTCCATTGATTCCAATCACATTGGATTGAAAATTGACTGAGAAGTGAGAACTAGTTAAAAATTGAAAGAAGCCCTATAAACCCCACAAGTGTGAAGAAGAATTTAAATGGCACACCAATGATAGAGCATATAATAGTATCATTCACACAGGGCCTACATAGATAGTAATAGAAGAGAGTAAAAAtccttcatttatttttttccagaaTGGAATCAAGAAGGAAAAACATAGATTTTCACACATCTCTGGTTCTAGAGTTTTGATTAAGAAATTTTGTAGATATAGCAACAAGAGACAAATTCAATTGATCTTCTACTATGAAGTGAGAAATTAAAATTAGGATCAATCAATTTCGATTCAAAATCCGatcaaagattaaaaaaaataaacacctTTTTGGTCCATTTGACTAATATCGAATTGATACTGACATCGTATCAGTTTAGAACATGCCGATATCCATTCTGTTATTGTGAACTAAAACCATGCTTACAGCGATTGGCATCTAGACAAGGattcaaaactcaaatcaatccaaaaaccctagaatcagacATCATATATGAGAAATCCACAATTATAGAATTTTGGACTAAGAATTGGCGGGAAGATCAGGACCAATCCAATCCGAATCGACTAATTCGACTAATCCAATTTTGATATTTGAAACGGTGCATCCAGGTGGTCTGTAGCACCTACAGTCAAATCTTTGACCAGGTTGATCGACGTTCACGATGTAATTACAATACCCATCGTACAAAACTTATGGGGTTATAATTGTAAATCAGAAGGCTTACGGAAAAATTGATTACTGTATTGGATCGTATAGTATCACTCTCTTAAGTCTAAAATTGAACTAACGTGGCTAGCGTAAAATTCAATCTTGCGGCGCTGACCTGGCATATCCCGGCTTTTGGCGGGAGATTCGTAACAAAAAAGATATTTTCCCTCCATCGGCCCTACCAGGCTGCCAGCTGGTTTCTCTTCCTCATCAGTGCCCTTAGGTCAAGGTCAGGCGTAGAAAAACTTTCATTTATAAGAGTCCGGGTTTCTAGACTTCCTGCACGAGCAACCTTTTTGCCACATGTACAACTCAGATGGGCCCAATCTTTGGGGTTTGATTAACTACTATGCCCCTTTCTTGAACATCAAGTCTCAGTTCAAACAGAATTTTAccaaattataaaataaagaaagagatgcAAATATCGATGGCTACAAAGAGGGTGTGTGGATGTTTAGACATACATAATAGTTTTTCTCATTAGAGTCTGAAATTTTACAAGTGGTTAATTAAGATTATTTCCTACAAATCCAACGGTCAAAATGGCAAGATTGATTGTACAAGTGGCAAAGTTTTTATGCTCGTCCAGAAAAGTCTGTAGACGTGCCGGTCTATAAATACTTTTTaccattaaaaaacaaaagaagaaaaggaacaaaGGCATCAGGAAACCCTTTTTTCGGTAAATAGGCATCAGGAAACCTTAATGCATAATGCAAGAGTCATGCGCCCCAAATTCACGCCCAAACCCAAAACTCGAATATGAAATTCCCCTCTCGAGGCATCAGACGGTTAAATTTTTGCCACGTGTTCTCAACTCCATATCTCCGCCATCCTTGACAGATAGGACGGTCAGTTTCTTGGGGCACCGGGAAAATTGTTCTAGTCGTCGGATCAACGTTACTGGGTAGATCGAAGGATGGAAAGTAGTTTTAGGTCAAGCGGGCAGATCTGGATGCCTTTAAGAGGCGGTGCTGCACCTCTCTCGTTCCTTAATCTGTTGAGAAGGGCTTTCGAAACCCTTGTTCTTATACGTTCCTTTCCATTCGATCCTTTCCATTCGATCCTTTCTTCTGTGTTTCCTTCGTCAATCACAGATTCTCTCTTTTGGTTTGCAGACTCGCTTGGCTACCGATTCCGATTCCATCATCACAGTCCGGCGGCATATCTGTTTTCCATATGGTGAACCCACTGTCTCCGTTACCGACATTTTGCTGGAGTTCAGCCGGAGCTATCCAGCCGACATCATAAAATTTCCATGCATGCATGGCTTCCGTTCTCTTAGCGAGTCGAAATGAATCGTTTTGGGGAGAGCGCAAGGTGTATATgaggaaaaaccctaactctaaccCTCGCCTGAAGTCCAACCCTAGCCCcaatcctaaccctaaccctaacaaaaAGAGCCATGACCACCATACAAGTCAAATTCAGGGCCGTCAGGCCGATGAATCGGCGGTTGTTGCTCCTGTTGTTTCTGACGATTCATCCTCCATGAATAGGAAATCCATCTCCACCAGCCTCAACAACCGGAGAGAGTCGTCTGCCGGTGGTTACGTGACTTTCAATATCGCGGCCTTCTCAAGAAGGGAGTTCAAAGAGCTCAAGAAACGCTTGATCTCCGAGCTAGAACAGGTCCGGAGCCTGAACAACCGGATCGAATTGAAAGAAAACCAGTCCAGATCCGGCTACAGCGCCTCTCAGTTCTCCGGAGGCTATGCCGGTAGGGAAGTTACGTCCTCCACGCGGCCACCCCATCTGCATCTaaaccatcatcatcatacCTTAGATTCGTCAGGCGCCGACGGCaccaaagagaaaagaatgcCCAAGGCAAACAAGTACTATCGGCCGTCTGAATTTGtgatggggaaggagaagacgCAACCTGATGTTAAAGTTTCAGGGGCCAAACGACCTCCCCAGTTGGTCTCTGGTAGAGATCCAAAGCGGCCTGCATTGGACCCTGCGGCCGGAAAGCTGTTGGATGGTATCATGAAACGTTGCGAACAGATCTTGTCGAAGTTAATGAAGCATAAGCACGGCTGGATTTTCAAAGCTCCCGTTGACGTCGTTGGCATGGGTCTTCACGACTACATCCAGATTATCAAATATCCTATGGATCTTGGTACCGTGAAAACCAAGCTCAGTAAGAACCTCTATGCGTCACCTCTTGATTTTGCCTCTGATGTGCGGTTGACCTTCAATAATGCCTTGGTTTATAATCCCAAGGGTCACGATGTTTATGTCATG harbors:
- the LOC122657827 gene encoding transcription factor GTE2-like; translated protein: MASVLLASRNESFWGERKVYMRKNPNSNPRLKSNPSPNPNPNPNKKSHDHHTSQIQGRQADESAVVAPVVSDDSSSMNRKSISTSLNNRRESSAGGYVTFNIAAFSRREFKELKKRLISELEQVRSLNNRIELKENQSRSGYSASQFSGGYAGREVTSSTRPPHLHLNHHHHTLDSSGADGTKEKRMPKANKYYRPSEFVMGKEKTQPDVKVSGAKRPPQLVSGRDPKRPALDPAAGKLLDGIMKRCEQILSKLMKHKHGWIFKAPVDVVGMGLHDYIQIIKYPMDLGTVKTKLSKNLYASPLDFASDVRLTFNNALVYNPKGHDVYVMAEQLLARFEEMFEPACKKLQNMQRRVFSNGEMPRNSCGGLPTPEVGAKKPDPVTIPNAPAASNPSPVHTPASTSALAPARPFSTGRSFTGKQPKPKAKDPNKREMSFDEKQKLGMSLQNLPQDKMDQVVHIIRKRNANVAQHGDEIELDIEVLDTETLWDLDRFVCNCRKMMSKIKRRSFASNNQIPAGEGSKSPVSVMRDEAPKTLPDEVAGVTVSASTSVAAKKIKKGETVEEDVDIGEEMPANNFPPVEIEKDAGGYASRSSSSSSSSSGSSSSSDSDSGSSSGSDSDADDAQSPCPESKASPRTKEE